A stretch of DNA from Lawsonibacter asaccharolyticus:
CGCTGTTGGGGTGGACGTCCCGCAGGACGCAGGTGCCGAAGGAGAAGGACAGCCCCCGCTCCCGGGCCAGACGGAAGCTGTCTGGGACCCGGACGTCGGCCGGGGAGAGGCCCAGCAGCCCGGCCACCAGGGCCTGGTGGGTGCCGTGGCCCTCTCCGGTGGAGGCAAAGGAGCCGTGGAGCAGCAGCTGGGCCCGGACGGGCTCCTGCCCCAGCAGAGCCCGGGCCATGCGGCCGATGCGCACCGCCCCCGCCGTGTGGGAGCTGGAGGGCCCCACCATGACGGGACCCAGGATGTCGAACAGGTTCATAGGTGTGTTCCTCCGCTGCGATCTCATGTGAAGTAAAGCAATAAAAGAAAGAGAAACATCAGGCAGGAAAGGCCGATCACAAAGCGCCCCAGCCATCTGGCCAGCCGACGGCGGTCCTCCGGCGTGTCGTCGGCAAGTCGCCTGCCGTTTTTGACCAGATAGATGCCTCCGTCCTTAAAATAGCAGAGGGCCTGAATTGCAGCGTCAGTCCTGTACAGGATGATGCCCAGCAGGAGAAAGAAGATACACAGGATGGAAAATCCAAACATCACAATGGAATCGTCTGACATTGGGCTTCTCCCTGCCGCTCGTGATGAGATGATTACGAGATGTCCGCCAGCTCCAGATATTTGTAGCCGTTGTCCGCGATGTGGCTCTTGCGCCCCTGGAGGTCATCCCCCAGCAGCAGGTCAAAGACCTGGGCGGTGCGCTCCACGTCCTCCGGCATCACCTTGATGAGCCGGCGGGTCTCAGGGTTCATGGTGGTCAGCCACATCATATCGGGCTCGTTCTCGCCCAGGCCCTTGGAGCGCTGCACATCGCACTTTTTTCCCTCCAGAGAGGCGACGATGTCGTTTTTTTCCTTGTCTGAGTAGGCAAACCAGGTCTTTTCCTTACAGGTGATCTCGTACAGGGGGGACTCCGCGATGTAGACATAGCCCTGCTGGATCAGGGTGGGGGTTAGGCGGTAGAGCATGGTGAGGATCAGGGTGCGGATCTGGAAGCCGTCCACGTCGGCATCGGTGCAGATGACCACCTTGTTCCAGCGCAGGCTGTCCAGGTCAAAGGAGGCCAGGTCCTTCACGTGCTTGTCCTGGACCTCCACTCCGCAGCCCATGACCTTGAGCAGGTCGGTAATGATCTCGTTTTTGAAGATCTTGGCGTAATCCGCCTTGAGGCAGTTGAGGATCTTGCCCCGGACGGGCATGATGCCCTGGTACTCCGCGTCCCGGCTGAGCTTCACCGCCCCCATGGCAGAGTCTCCCTCCACGATGTAGAGCTCCCGGCGGGACACGTCCTTGGTGCGGCAGTCCACGAACTTCTGCACCCGGTTGGAGATGTCCATGGAGCCGGACAGCTTCTTTTTGATGTTCAGGCGGGTCTTTTCCGCGGTCTCCCGGCTGCGCTTGTTGATGAGCACCTGCTCGCAGATCTTGTCTGCGTCGAAGGGGTTCTCGATGAAATAGACCTCCAGCTGGGCGCGGAGGAAATCAGTCATAGCCTCCTGGACGAATTTGTTGTTGATGGCCTTTTTAGTCTGGTTCTCGTAGCTGGTCTGGGTGGAGAAGTTGTTGGAGACCAGTACCAGGCAATCCTGGATGTCGTTGAAGCTGATCTTGCCCTCCGACTTCTGGTACTTGCCCAGCTGCTTGAGCCGGGCGTCGATGGCGGAGACGAAGGCGGATTTCATGGCCTTCTCCGGGCTGCCCCCGTGCTCCAGCCAGGAGGAGTTGTGGTAGTGCTCCACGATGGACACCCGGTTGGAGAAGCAGAAGGAGACCGACAGCTTCACCTTGTACTCCGGCTTGTCCTCCCGGTCCCGGCCCTTCCGCTCGGTCTGCCAAAACACAGGCTGGGTCAGGGGATTTTCCCCGGCCAGTTCAGTGACATAGTCCAGGATGCCGTTGTCATAGCGGAAGTCGGTGGTCTCGAACTTCCCACCGGTCTGGTTGCGGAAGCGGAAGGTGACGCCGGAGTTAACCACAGCCTGGCGCTTCATCACGTCCAGGTAGTACTCCACGGGGATGTCGATGTCGGTAAAGACCTCCAGGTCGGGCTTCCAGCGGAAGGTGGAGCCCGTCTTTCTGCCCCGGTCAGTGGGCTCTTTGTGGAGCCCGCCGATATTCTCCCCCTTCTCAAAGTGGAGGGTGTATTTGGAGCCGTCCCGGTAGATGGTTGCGTCGAAATACTCGCTGGCGTACTGGGTGGCGCAGGAGCCCAGGCCGTTGAGGCCCAGGGAATACTCATAGTTGTCGCCGTCCCCGCCGTACTTGCCGCCGGCGTACAGCTCACAGAACACCAGCTCCCAGTTGTAGCGCTGCTCCTTTTCGTTCCAGTCCACCGGACAGCCCCGGCCGAAGTCCTCCACCTGGATGGACTTGTCCTCGAACCGGGTGACGATGATGAGATCGCCGTGGCCCTCCCGGGCCTCGTCGATGGCGTTGGACATGATCTCAAACACGGCATGCTCGCAGCCCTCCAGCCCGTCGGAGCCGAAGATGACGCCGGGGCGCTTGCGGACCCGGTCGGCCCCTTTTAGGGCGGAGATGGATTCGTTGCCGTAGCTGGGTTTCTTCTGAGCCATAGTAATAAAGATCCCTCACAGTACAATGCGGCGCGGGACCGCGCAAAATAACAATTATAATAATACCCCATTTGGACGGAGAAAGTCAAGAAAAGGGCGGAGCGGCCTGGGACAGAAAAAAGAGGCTGGGAGACAGACAAAAAAGGGAAAGAATGGGTGGGACGGGAATAAAAAGAGGGGAAATGCCCCAGACTGAGGAGGAAAGGGGCGGGATCTGTGGAGAATTTCTGGGTAGCCGAGGAGAGCGAGGGCATCGGGGAGGCGGTGCGCCGGCAGCTGGGGGAGCGGGACCGGCGCACTGTAGCGGGAGGATCACCCTGGCTGCTGGTGGTCTCCCCCCGGGCAGCGGAGCGGAGGAGGCAGCTGCCCACTGGGTGCCGGACGGTGCTTCTGCCCGGCGGAGCGGGGGGGCTGCTCTCCGGGCTGGACCCCGCGGCGGCGGTAAGCTACGGCACCGGGCCCAGGGACACCCTGACCCTGTCCAGCCGGGAGGGGCGGCAGCTGTGGTGCGCCATCCAGCGGGAGCTGGTGACGGTGGAGGGACGGGTGGTGGAGCGGCAGGAGCTGCCCCTCCGCCTGCCGGATCACATGTCTCCCCTGTCTGTGCTGGCGGCGGCGGGGGCCCTGCTGCTGCTGGGGGTGCCCCCGGAGGAGCTGGGCCGGGACCGCGGGGCGGTCAGGGGCGGCCAGGGATGAAAGACCGGCGGCCGGAGGTGTCCCCTCCGGCCGCCGCACCCGTGTTACGGTTTTTTCATGGTCAGGCTGATGCGCTTTTTCTTCTCGTCCACCTCCAGAACCCACACCGTGACCACATCTCCCACGGAAAGCAGCTGGGAGGGGTGCTTCACCCGCTGGGGCAGCTTGCTGATGTGGACCAGCCCATCCTGATGGACCCCGATGTCCACAAATGCCCCGAAGTCGATGACGTTGCGCACCGTCCCCTGGAGCTCCATCCCGGGCTTCAGGTCCCGGGCCTCCATCACATCGGTGCGCAGGATGGGGGCGGGCAGCTCGTCCCGGGGGTCCCGGCCGGGCTTCATCAGCTCCTTGATGATGTCCGCCAGGGTGGGGACGCCCACGCCGCACACCCGGGCCAGCGCCTCCAGGCCCATGGCCTCCGCCTTCTCCTTCAGGGCCCCCATGGCCCCCGCCCTGACGTCGGACAGGGTGTAGCCGCACTGGGCCAGCAGCGCCTCCGCGGCGGCGTAGCTCTCCGGATGGACACCGGTGTTGTCCAGAACGGAGGCGCTCTCCGGCACCCGCAGGAAGCCGGCGCACTGCTCAAAGGCCTTGGGGCCCAGCTTGGGCACCTTCAGGACCTGCCTGCGGGTGGTGAAGGCCCCGTTCTCCTCCCGGTATTTCACCAGGTTTTTGGCAGTGGCGGCGGTGAGGCCGGACACCCGCTGGAGCAGGGAGGGGGAGGCGGTGTTCACATCCACGCCCACCGCGTTGACGCAGTCCTCCACCACCCCGTCCAGGGCCTCGCCCAGCCGGGCCTGGGGCATGTCGTGCTGGTACTGGCCCACGCCGATGGCCTTAGGGTCGATCTTCACCAGCTCAGCCAGGGGGTCCTGGAGCCGCCGGGCGATAGACACGGCGGAGCGCAGGTTCACATCGTACTCGGGGAACTCCTCGGCGGCCAGCTTGGAGGCGGAGTAGACCGAGGCCCCGGCCTCGCTGACGATCATATAGCTCAGGCCGCCCCCCAGTCTGTGGATCAGCTCCACCGCCATCTGCTCGGTCTCCCGGCTGGCGGTGCCGTTGCCGATGGCGATGTGCTCCACGCCGTGCTTTCTCACCAGATGGGACAGCTTGGCGATGGCCTCCTGTTTCTGCCGCTCCCCATAGGTGGGGTAGACTACCGCCGTGTCCAGCACCTTGCCGGTGCCGTCCACCACCGCCACCTTGCAGCCCATGCGGTAGCCCGGGTCCAGCCCCATGGTGACCCGCCCCTTCACCGGGGGCTGCATCAGCAGGGGCTTCAGGTTCAGGGCGAAGTTGTGGATGGCACCCTCGTCCGCCTGCTCAGTGAGGTGGGCGCGGATCTCCCGCTCCATGGAGGGCTGGATCAGGCGGTCATAGGCGTCGTCCGCCGCCGCCCGGACAAAGTCCATGCAGGCCGCGCCGGGCACCACGGCCCGGCGCACCGCCACGTGGGCGGTCTCCGGGTCCAGCTCCACCGTGACCTTGAGCACCCCCTCCCGCTCACCTCGGTTGACGGCCAGCACCTGGTGGCCCTGGGCCCGGCCCACCGGGACCTTGAAGTCGTAGTACAGGCGGTAGACCGTGTCCTCCGGCTCCTTGGCCGCAGCCCGGGAGGCCAGCACGCCCCGGCGCAGATACAGCTGCCGCAGCTCCCTGCGGATGTCGGCGTCGTCGGAGATCTCCTCGGCCAGGATGTCGCTGGCCCCCTGGAGGGCGTCCTCCGCCGTCTCCACCCCCTTGTCCGGGTCCAGAAAGTCCAGGGCCGCCTGACGGGGGTCCACCGCCGGGCCCTGAGCGGAGAGCAGCCGGGCCAGGGGTTCCAGCCCCTTCTCCCGGGCGATGGTGGCCCGGGTGCGCCGCTTCTGCTTATAGGGGCGGTACAGGTCCTCCACCTCCGCCAGAGTGGCGGCCGCAGCGATGGCGTCGGAGAGCTCCTGGGTGAGCTTGCCCTGGTTCTCGATAGCGGCGGCGACCTCCCCCTTCCGGGCCTCCAGGTTCCGCAGGTACTGAAGGCGGTCCGCCAGCCGGCGCAGCAGCTGGTCGTCCATGGAGCCGTGGAGCTCCTTGCGGTAGCGGGCGATAAAAGGAATGGTGGCACCCTCGTCGATGAGGGTCACCACATTCTGTACATGCTCCGGAGAGCGTTCCAGCTCCCGGGCGAGCGTTTGAAGGATGGCGTCCATGCAAAAGTCTCCTTGGTTCAGAAATCCCTCCCAGTGTAACCGAATTGGAAGAAAAAGTCCAGGGGGAAAGGGTCACCAGGTGATATGGATCTCCCACTGGTCCCACTCCCCGTCCCAGGTGAGAGTGAGAAAACAGTCCTCCGCCTGAACGGCCTCCCCTGCCCGGAGCCCCCAGACGACCGTGTAGTCCTGGTTCTGGTCCAGCATCTGGAAACGGCCCAGAGACTGGTCCGGCCTGTGGCGGAGGCAGTAGAGAGGATGGGGGCCCGGGTCATCCGCGAAGCGGACGATGCCCGTCCGGGCGGTGGAGGAGCACTCGCTGTGCATGCCGGTCTTGATGTCCAGCATGGAGACGCCGTCGGAGTGACAGTGGCGGTAGACGGACAGGGGCTCCAGATAGCCGCCCCTGGTGTCCCAGATGTAGGTCTCGCCGTTGCTGATGAAGTAGTCCTGGCACAGGGGGCAGAAGGCACCGTTGGAGACGACGAAGTACAGGCCGGTGACCAGAAGGAAAAGCGCAGTCAGCCCCAGGACCATAACGTCGAATTTGGTGGGCTTGAATTTTTTCATCCGGATTCCTCCCTCAAAGACAACAGTTTTCTGTAAAGCACGCCCTCCTGCAGAGCCCGGTGCCCCTGTCGGGCGGCGTGCCGTTTTCCCCAAAGCCTTCCCCCTCTGGGGGGAAGGTGTCACGGCGCATGCCGTGACGGATGAGGGGTCTTCCTTCCCGTGTCCCAGCCGTGGGATGGCGAAAGGGGTTCCGCCCTGCGGGGCGGGTCCCTTTCCCAGCGATGGGAAAGGAACCAAAGGATCGCCGGGGGACACTCCCGGCGGGACCACGGCTCCACGTGCGTTCCGCCTGGGTCCCACAGTCCGCTTTCCCCCGGCCTCCCAGGCACGTGAGCCACCGAGCGGAGTTGTCTGAAACCTGACCGGCGTGGCAATGCTTTCGCACTGACCAGCGCCTTGCGCCGCTGCCGCTGATGCCCTGCGTCATTTGGGTCCATGCGCTGTGCCAGCTTTGCGCCTAGTGTTTCCGGCCTGGCAGGGGTTGCGGCCCCCTGTTCGCGTTGCTGCCGCGAGTGCGTTCAATGGGAGCGGCCCAACGATAATCTTGCACATTTGCTCAAGATACATGATATAAGAGGGAGGGCTGTCCAGGAAGATATTCACAATGCATATATATGCAGTTTGAATATCTGGTAAAAAATCTCAGTTAATTTATAATGATATGCAGAGGTTTAGCTTATGAACTCTGCATATCACCGCCTATACAGAACATTAGGCATCAATATTGCCTATTATCGAAATATGAAAGATATGAGTCAGGAACAGCTCGGAGACAGGTTGGAGATCGACCAGAGCCATGTCAGCAAAATCGAGAGGGCTTCCATCGGGATATCCATGGATATGCTGTGTGATATTGCAAAGGAACTGGGGGTAGAACCGTACCTCCTGCTGAAACCGAAGGATTGAAAAGGAAAATAAAGTTGGGACCGGGCCGTCTGCATCACCAGACGGCCCGGTCCTATTGTTTTGTGCCGCCCCTAAAGCCTTCCCCCTCAGGGGGGAAGGTGTCACGGCGGATGCCGTGACGGATGAGGGGTCTTCCTACTCCCGTCTCTGTTCCAGTCATGGGACCTACCAGAGAGGTTCCGCCCTGCGGGGCTGGTTCCTTTCTGAGCGTCCAGAAAGGAACCAAAGAGACGCCGGGGAACGCTCCCGGCGGGACCACGGCTCCACGTGCGTTCCGCCTGGGGCCCGCAGTCCGCTTTCCCCCGGCCCCCCGATGCGAGAGACGCGGGCCTTGGACATGGCACCGGCGTCCGGCGCGGGTGGGGGACGACACACAGTTCCCCCGTTTGCGCTACCGCCGCTGGTGTGTCCAATGGGCATGCACACCCCGCGGTGGTGTCGCGCCTGGATTGGCAGAATAGGGGCAGCAGGTGCGAAATCAGCGGGCGCGCAAAAGCTGAAGATATCTCCTCGCAGGGGCGGCTTCCAGCCGCCCGAAAAGCCTTCCCCCCTCAGGGGGGAAGGTGTCACGGCGGATGCCGTGACGGATGAGGGGTCTTTCTTTCCGCGTCCCAGTCACAGGATAGGGAAAGGGGGTACGCCCCGCGGGGCGTACCCCCTTTCCCCTGCATCTCCCACTGTCCCCGAGGAGAAAACCATGGTATAATGAAGGACAAGAGACCCCTGAAACAAAGACAGAACAGGAGGGACTGCTGTGAGGACATTGGAGGATATCAACGCCGAGCTGGAGCAGGTGCGGCAGAAGCTGGACCGGGCCCGGAAGCTGTCCGCCGTGATGGAGGATCTGAAGGCCCAGCATGAGGAGCGCAAGCGGGCGGCGGAGGACGCCCTGAAGGTGCTGTACCGGGAGCAGGAGGATGTGGAGGAGCTGGAGCGGCTCTCCTTTGCCTCCTTCCTGGCCAGAATTCGGGGGGAGCAGGCGGAACGGCTGGACCAAGAGCGGAGGGAGGCGGTGGCGGCCAAAGCCCGCTATGACGCGGCCCGCCGTGATCTGGAGGATCTGGAGGCCCGCTTTCAGGCGGCCCAGAAGGAGCGGGCGGGTCTGGAGGGCCTGAGGGGGCGCTGGAAGGCCCTGATGGAGGAGAAGGAGGAACTGCTCTGCCAGGCGGGAGGGGAGCGGGCGAAGCGCCTGATCCAGATCGGCTGTGATCTGGACAGCCTGGGCGCCCAGATCCGGGAGCTGGATGAGGCCATATGTGCGGGAAAAGATGTGGGCTATGCTCTGGACCAGATGATCGGCCAGCTGGACTCGGCGGCAGGCTGGGGCACCTGGGACATCCTGGGGGGCGGCATGCTGGCCACCATGGCCAAGCATGGACGTATGAACGATGCGCAAAACGCGACTTTCCAAGCCCGACAGGCCATAAGCCGCTTCCGCACCGAGCTGGCCGACGTGTCCCAG
This window harbors:
- a CDS encoding DNA gyrase subunit B; the encoded protein is MAQKKPSYGNESISALKGADRVRKRPGVIFGSDGLEGCEHAVFEIMSNAIDEAREGHGDLIIVTRFEDKSIQVEDFGRGCPVDWNEKEQRYNWELVFCELYAGGKYGGDGDNYEYSLGLNGLGSCATQYASEYFDATIYRDGSKYTLHFEKGENIGGLHKEPTDRGRKTGSTFRWKPDLEVFTDIDIPVEYYLDVMKRQAVVNSGVTFRFRNQTGGKFETTDFRYDNGILDYVTELAGENPLTQPVFWQTERKGRDREDKPEYKVKLSVSFCFSNRVSIVEHYHNSSWLEHGGSPEKAMKSAFVSAIDARLKQLGKYQKSEGKISFNDIQDCLVLVSNNFSTQTSYENQTKKAINNKFVQEAMTDFLRAQLEVYFIENPFDADKICEQVLINKRSRETAEKTRLNIKKKLSGSMDISNRVQKFVDCRTKDVSRRELYIVEGDSAMGAVKLSRDAEYQGIMPVRGKILNCLKADYAKIFKNEIITDLLKVMGCGVEVQDKHVKDLASFDLDSLRWNKVVICTDADVDGFQIRTLILTMLYRLTPTLIQQGYVYIAESPLYEITCKEKTWFAYSDKEKNDIVASLEGKKCDVQRSKGLGENEPDMMWLTTMNPETRRLIKVMPEDVERTAQVFDLLLGDDLQGRKSHIADNGYKYLELADIS